A genomic stretch from Bacteroidales bacterium includes:
- a CDS encoding ABC transporter permease — MIKKLTNRFFTLIPENNQLERIWILAKTDFKKRYYGTSLGIVWALINPLIQLLIYYFIFSVFFKTTIPNFPLYIFLGLIFWMFFAEVTKKGLFTIQTNRYLLENIRINKLDIYYSGHLSIFFAFLFNLLVFFIASFFFNINYNINLLFFPLIILNLLILTFSINLLLSIIYIYLRDFNHVWDVFMLVAFWINPIVYSESVLYEHKIILYLNPLAGIIINARNSLLYGQSLDLYLFTWNYVFSLTLLAIGLLVFKIYSKKVVEIL; from the coding sequence ATGATTAAAAAATTAACCAATAGGTTTTTCACTCTAATTCCTGAGAACAACCAGCTTGAAAGGATTTGGATTTTAGCAAAAACGGATTTTAAGAAAAGATATTATGGAACATCACTGGGAATAGTTTGGGCATTAATAAACCCGTTGATACAGCTCCTTATCTATTATTTTATTTTCTCCGTTTTTTTTAAAACAACAATCCCAAATTTTCCCTTGTATATATTCTTAGGCCTTATTTTTTGGATGTTTTTTGCTGAGGTAACAAAAAAAGGACTGTTTACTATACAAACAAACAGGTACCTGCTGGAAAATATAAGAATAAACAAACTCGATATTTATTATTCAGGGCATTTAAGCATATTCTTTGCATTTCTATTTAATTTACTGGTTTTTTTTATTGCTTCGTTTTTCTTCAATATAAATTATAATATCAACCTGCTATTCTTTCCATTGATAATCCTGAATTTGTTAATACTTACCTTTAGTATTAATTTATTGTTATCGATTATTTATATTTATTTACGCGATTTTAATCATGTCTGGGATGTTTTTATGCTGGTAGCATTTTGGATAAACCCAATTGTTTATTCTGAAAGTGTGTTGTATGAACATAAAATTATTCTTTACCTAAATCCACTAGCAGGTATTATCATAAATGCCAGAAACAGCTTATTGTATGGGCAATCATTAGATTTATATCTTTTTACCTGGAATTATGTTTTTTCTCTAACACTTTTGGCAATTGGATTATTGGTTTTTAAGATTTATTCAAAAAAGGTAGTTGAAATTTTATAA
- a CDS encoding ABC transporter ATP-binding protein — translation MGKKEVIIRLKNVSKTFHIKDKNVSSIRGRFFNLFNPNVSRKIEALDGINMEIYKGEFIGIVGKNGSGKSTLLKIMSEVYPPDKGSIVEISGRFQKLTLGTGFDEDLTARENIYLNASLNGLSFKKIGKIFYSIVEFAELEDFVETKVKYYSSGMVSRLAFSIAVYADADIFFMDELVGGVGDINFLQKSEQVFKDSILKGRTIINVSHDLDIISEYCDRVLLLDGGKQVAFDTPEVVLDKYKRISEG, via the coding sequence ATGGGAAAGAAAGAGGTAATTATCAGGTTAAAAAATGTTAGCAAGACCTTTCATATTAAAGATAAAAATGTAAGTTCGATCAGGGGTAGATTTTTTAATCTGTTTAACCCCAATGTTTCAAGAAAAATTGAGGCGTTAGATGGAATTAACATGGAGATATATAAAGGGGAGTTTATTGGAATAGTTGGAAAAAACGGAAGCGGAAAATCTACTTTATTAAAAATTATGAGTGAGGTTTACCCTCCTGACAAAGGAAGTATAGTAGAAATAAGTGGGCGATTTCAGAAATTAACATTAGGAACAGGCTTTGATGAAGATTTAACCGCTCGTGAAAATATTTACCTGAATGCCTCACTCAATGGCTTGTCCTTTAAAAAAATAGGTAAAATATTTTATTCTATTGTTGAATTTGCAGAATTGGAAGATTTTGTAGAAACAAAAGTGAAGTATTACTCATCAGGCATGGTAAGCAGGCTGGCATTTTCTATTGCCGTTTATGCCGATGCAGATATTTTCTTTATGGATGAGCTTGTTGGTGGGGTAGGGGACATCAATTTTTTACAAAAGTCGGAACAGGTTTTTAAAGATTCTATTCTGAAAGGAAGAACGATTATTAATGTAAGTCACGATTTAGACATCATTAGCGAATATTGCGACAGGGTACTTTTATTAGATGGCGGCAAACAAGTTGCATTTGACACCCCTGAAGTTGTTTTGGATAAATACAAACGGATAAGTGAGGGGTGA